CCAGATGACATCCGCCGAAGCGATCTCCCCTCAGCTGCGCATCTTCGGCGCAGCCGTGTTGCTGGTCTTCGTCGGCTGGGTGGTTCGGCTGGTGCGCACGGAACGCCTGACGCTGCGCGACAGTCTCTTGTGGCTGCTCTCCACGTTGGTCGCACTCGTCACGATCGCGTTTCCTGAGTTGCTCTTCGAGACGGCGCACCTGCTCGGCGTCCAGGTGCCTTCGAACGCCCTGTTCGTCCTGACCATCCTGTACCTGCTGCTGAACCTGTTTTCCGTGACGGTGGGTGTCTCGTTCGTGTCTGCACGTACCCGGCGGCTCACGCAGGAGTGCGCGCTGTTGCGCGCCGAGATCGAGCTCCTCCGCGGCGACAGATCAAGTGCCGCCCACCCGAGCGAAGCCTGAGCATGCCCTCATGACCCAGCGTCCCGAGGCGGCGCGGGATCGTCAGCTGCAGCCGTCCGGAACGAAAGCACCTGACAAGCCGCGAACGCGGTGGCAATCGCGAGAGCGCACGCACCCAGCGCCGCAAGGAACAGGTCAACACCCGCCATCGCCCGGAAGACTTCTCGTGCGCGCCGCGCCGGCAGGCGCCAGCTGTAACCCTGGATTACTTCCACGGCCGGGGTGGCCCCGTCTCCGCGAAGCGCGACGGGTCTTCCCGAGACCACCGTCGAGGTCAGAG
Above is a genomic segment from Deltaproteobacteria bacterium containing:
- a CDS encoding DUF2304 domain-containing protein, encoding MTSAEAISPQLRIFGAAVLLVFVGWVVRLVRTERLTLRDSLLWLLSTLVALVTIAFPELLFETAHLLGVQVPSNALFVLTILYLLLNLFSVTVGVSFVSARTRRLTQECALLRAEIELLRGDRSSAAHPSEA